The Podarcis raffonei isolate rPodRaf1 chromosome Z, rPodRaf1.pri, whole genome shotgun sequence genome segment atgcctgtgggaaaacagGATCCGAGTGCCAttgcaactctcccctccttcagtttccagcaactggtgctcaAAAGCCTTGCAGCCTCCAACAATGGAggtcagagcatagccatcatggctagtagccatccacagccctctcctcctccatgaatttgtctaatcctcttgtaAAGCCATCCGAATTCCTGTGGCCATCACcgcttcctgtgggagggagttgcaTAATTTAACTACACATTGCGTGAAGGAGAAatttatctgtcctaaatcttcccatATTCAGTTTCATTAGATGCCCACGAGTTCCAGTGTTATAGAAGTCAGACAAAGCATGgctgctgcaaaataaataaataaataaggcatgCAGGTGGGTGGTCTGGAGATGTGGCTCAACCTGAGAATCCCATTGCAGATTTGTTTCCTTTCTTTGAATATATTAATCCCTCTGGCTTCTCAATCTTTATTGTCGTATTTCAATACCATTTGATAATCGGGGAAATACGATTTTTGGGGGGTATGCTGGTTTGCTGTTGTGTCTAATTTTTCCTTTCaaagtatttattttcattttataaagtacagtcgtaccttggatcccaaacgccctggaagtcagacgttttggctcccaaacgctgcaaacccggaagtgattgttccagtttgcgaatgctCTTTTGaaacccgaacgtctgacggggcttccgcggcttctgattggctgcaggggctttctgcagccaatgagaagccacgatttggttttcgaacatttttgaagtcgaatggacttccggaacagattccaaggtacgactgtatatagaACAGAGAAAACAATTGTAACTGCAGGTGGAAattgaaaaagagaggaaaacaaacTATAAAATAGGCACAGAGAATGAGCACACTTGCACAGGGGTTAATGTAGCAAGGTCTAAGTCAGGAGCATCAGCATTATCAGATTATCTAGTACGGGGAGTCATATAATATGCCCTATGCTGTAGCTGTGGTGTtcagcttattttttagttgctggtttattaatagcattttatagattgcaattgtttcactgatgatttgttaatttatGCGACATACGTTGTACctttaatgttccattatgttCTTGCTATTTattgtcacacacaaaaagaactttATTGCGGCCAGTAGACCCGAAATACACGGTACTTGTggtctgtaagctgctttgggaattCATTTGAATGGAAAGAAATTCTGAGCTTGCTCACACTTCCACTGGTGCACAGGTCTGAGAGGTATTCTACCTGCCCCAACCACTTTCTCCAGGAAAACTCGCTctttaccactgtattggaactaACATCAACCTGCAGAAAAACCAACTGACATTTGCTCCATTTCAGCAGTGAATCCTTTTCCCAAGGAGAGGAGCGGGACAAGCAGAAATGTGTACGAACCCATAGAAATACATTCACTTACTCACTCACTCAGTgtagttccagatttgccaggcttGTTAGGAAGGCTGATTTGCTGTTGCTATTTCACTGTGttgcctttttcctttctcttcattGCTTATCTGCTTTATTTCAGTGTTGATATGCTTTTGCATGTAACAAAAACTCAATAGGAGGTTTTTAAGGAAGGCCTGCCATTGGAGCAGCCACCCCACAATAAGCAGCCACCTGGAAACATCCCACAAGTTGCAAGCCTTCCCCCAATTTGCTGGAACACCCCAGTGTGTGGAGTGAtcaactctccagatgttgctgtcagTTGGATGGCTAGAGCATTTATACCCAACCTTAGCTTTTTCCAAGCAGCACATATAagtctcctcctcatttaattcccacaacagccctgtgaggtaaggCTGAGAGGAAGTGCCTGGTCCTCAATGCTACACCCAAAACTTCATGGCAGAGTGTGGGGATTGGAATCTTGGTGTCTCGGGGTCCtagtcccacactctaaccattatgcagCACCACCATGATTGCAAAGCGCTGTAGCGACTACAGCGGCGTCGAATGTTCGCTACTGCTGAGCGATACCTAGATCGGTATCTGAGGCTTTGCGTGCGCTTTGAGTGAGCTCTGAGCCCGCGCTCCCGTGTGCAGAGGCTTCTCTGCAAGCTCCGCTGTCCGGCACGTGGTGGAACTGGGCATGCATATGTTCCGAGCAGTCGCCAGGAAGGCACAGTAGTGCCAAGCGGCCCCGGATCGGCGCAACCTTGCCCGCTGTGCGCAGTTAAAGCGCAGCTTGGGATCTCTTGAGGCCATCGAGTCAGACTGCCGAGCGGGGGAAAGCGAGAGCGAGCAAGGCGCGACGCGGCGCAGCGCTTTCAGGCGGAGCAAGAGTGCGGAGCCAATCTCCGCCCCGGAATCGGAGTCCAAAGGGGCGGGAAGGGAAGCGCATAAAACCCGAGCGAAGGCGGACCGGCTTCCTTCTCCCCCGCCCTGTCCACGATCCTCCGGAGGCGCGCCGGGCGACAGCAGCGTAGCCGAGCGCGGGAGCGCGCGGCGTGGCCAGCCTAGGGAAGCCACTTACTTTTACTGCTTCTATCCCACCAACCGCGACTTGTTGCTGCTCTCTCCGCCCCGGATTCAAGGGATCTCCTCGGCCGCTGCGCCCATTGGGCGACCAGCACCGCCGCTCCTCCCAGGCCTGCCGGCTCGCCAGCCTCCGTCTCCGCCCTCCCTCCGCGCCCGGGTTCACCTTCTCCGGGCAGCCCGGCTTGCCTCCAAAGCGTCCGTCCGTCGGCGGAGCTTGCAAGGAAAGGAGGGGGTGTGCGGTCCGCGGCGCTCTCTCGCCTCCAGCCAGCAGCCGCTCTCGCTCTCCCGGCTGTAACCTCAGCTCACCCCTGCAAGAGAGGCATCAGTTTGCAATTGCAACAGCAGCAACTGCCAACGGCTGCGTCTTCGCTCCGGCTGGGAAagttggaaaaaaaaaaaagaacaacaacaaaaaacagcggACTAGCGCCTTGACTTCTGCGTTTCCCCAGGCGGGAGGCGTCGGACCCGAGAGGCCAGGGCCGACCGGCTTTTCTCGCACACCACTGACAACTGCACCTGCTCCAATTTAGGAGCGCCTCGCGCGTGCCCCGACGGCCCAAGGGATGGCTCTGCTGGTCGCCGTCGGAAGCTGGTAGAAAAGCCCGGTTCTCGCAGCTGACATCCCGCCCAGTCGAGGAGTCTCCAGAACCAACCTGCAGCCAGAGAAAAACACAGCGGGCTGACCCCCACTCCCCTTGCCGTCCAGCCACAGGAGAGATCATGGAGGTGCACGTCGGTCTGGGCAGAGTCTATCCTCGGCCGCCGGCGAAAGCTTTTCGAAGTGCCTTCCAGAACCTGTTTCAGAGTGTCCGCGAAGCGTTCCAGAGCCCCGGACCCCTGCGGGAGGAGGCTGGCCCCAGCCACCAGGCGTCGGCGTCCGCGACGGCGGGGTCATCTTCCTCGGGGTCCCACTTGCAAGAGCCCAGCGCCCACCAGCAAGACCCGGCTTCGCCCACTTACTTGCCTCTGGAGGAGCAGCCACAGGTGAGCAAAACCCTGCAGCCCCCCGATGAGCGGGAGGAGTCCGCGTCCGCGTCCTCGTCCGCCCCGTCCTCTCTGGCCCTGCTGGGAGGCCCCTCTTTCCAGAGTTGCCCGGGGGACTTTAAAGACATCTTGGGTGAGAGCAGTCTTCTGCAGGCGGCAGAAGGAGGCGAGCCCCGCGGAGGAGGCGAGGAAGCCCCATCTGACAAAACTGACTACCTGGGGGAGAGCGCCAAGGAGCTGTGCAAAGCCGTGTCCGCCTCCATGGGCTTGGCGGTGGAAGCGCTTGATGCGCCCGGCGTCGGCGAGGTGGCGGCGACCCGCGGCGACTGCATGTTCGCTGGCGCGCACGCTCGGCCCCTGAATCTGGGCGGCTGCAAGATCATGGAAGCCGAGGAGGGAGGCACTGGCGGCGGCGCTGGCGGCGAGGGCGTGCTGGCCATGGACGTGCCAGGACACCTGAGCCTCTACAAGAGCTCTCCGGAGCTGGAGGAGCCGTCGGGAGCCTTCCCGAACCGAGACTACTACAACTTCCAGTTGGCCCTGGCCTCACATGGGCGCATCAAGCTGGAGAGCCCCTTGGAGTACGCACCCGGCGGTGCCGTTTGGGGGCCGCAGTGCCGGCGCGCCGGGGACGTGCCTGCTGCCTTGGCGCCCCACTATGCCGGCCCTCCTGGCCCCGGCTGGCACCCCTTCTTCACCGAGGAAGGGCAGCTCTACGAAGGCGCACCCCCGGCCTCCTTCGGCTACGCCAGGAGCCAGGGCCCGCCGTCTGGACAAGAGGGCGCAGAGCTCCCACCGTCCGAGGTGTGGTATCCCGGGGGCGTAGTGGGCAGGATGCCCTTCGCCCCTGCCGCCGGCTGCATCAagacggagctcaccccgtggatGGAGGGCTACCCGGGGGCCTACGGAGACATGAGGTAAAGGGCTAACGCGCTCAGACATTCCTCGCCGAGGGCCGGTAGGGTTTTGCAAAACACTTGCAGGCAGATTGGAGGGGTAAGATCCCGGGTTTGCAAAGAGAAGAGGGGAGGATTGCAACCAGTATTCTTTTTTAGCCTGGTTTGCGGTGTGTGTGGATTGCATGACCTTTTGCATCTCCTCCTGCAATTTCCTTGGGTGTGAATTGGTGCAGGGCAGGGGTCCAAAGGAGGGCTTGGTCCTAATGGTTGCTGGTTCAAGGCCCACTCTGCTCTGGAGCTACTCGCAGGTAAATACCCAACCTGTCTGCTGAGCTTGCTGATCAAGTGTAGATAAAGCAAAAACTATAttaaccctccccccaaaaaaaacttaccCCAGTTTTCTTGGGGTAAATTGTCAATTTGTTCAGTCCTGACCATGATGCATCTTTCTTCAGTCTGACTGAATGTCAGGATTTAGGGGTATCGTTTAGAAATGTTGATTTCATTGGCTTTAGCAGCATTCTGGATTCCTAACACAGTTGGGAGTCCTCTGCATGAATGTagcattattttgttgttttgagCGAGGTTCTGGCAGAGTTCACTGCCGTTGCTTCTCCCATGACTCATCGGAGAAGGTGCTTGCGCCAGAATTTCTATGCTCTGAAACCAGGACTTTGAAAGGTGATTTAGCGATCCATTAGAGATATGGAGCTATGATTATTCATATTTAAATTTGCTcttatctcccccctcctcccccccactttgAATAGCTGAGTCTCTTTATAATGATCAGGGCCGTTTcagtgttgttattttttatatataaaaagttgTCTGTATTTTGTGTGCTCCAGCGAGTTTCTAGAAATGCTGACAACAGCAGACGTAAATTAAGGTAAGTAAATTTGTGTCCATAAATGTGGatgagccagtggcgtagcgtgggttgtcagcacccggggcaaggcaagtaatttgcaccccctaacccatggatttgccctaaccccagatgttgcgcccggtgcggccggccccccctgcaccccccacgctacgccactgggatgAGCTCCCACTTCTGAATTCTCACCCCTTTAGAGACTGAACTGAGACTGCATTTTGAGTTAAGCTATGCTGCAAATATTATTTACACGCAAGAGAGATCTCATAGTTGGTTGACAAATATAGCAAGCGGTTAAAAACTTTTGCAAGCTACTTTCTAAACAGAAGGTTGGAAAATGCAATTGATGTAAATAATTTAAACACAGAATTAATCAGTACGGGCCTTTATATAAAGGTATGcatgtgcaatttttttttaaaaaatgtttcttttctctttgcttaGCTAGAGCAGATGAGACATGAGATACTTGCTTTGGTGTTGCAGGTGTAACCATGCTTATTTGAGGGAAGCCCCACTGCACTGGATGGGACTTTCCACTTAACAATTGAACCTCAGTTGGTGGGCACTGGACTTTTACCCTTGCCACACACCCATTCTGTGTCTGTCCCCCTGCAGCTAGTTGACTCAACTGGAGTTATGGGCTTTTTTAATACCTAGGTATCTTGTGTGCTGGTTGTCCTGGCACACTCCTTAGCTAGCCAGCATCCATCTCACCAGTGGCGCCTGTATTGACATTCTTAGTGGTGAGGCCATGAGTTTAAAATGAAGACAAGGATCAGGTCCTTCCCTTCCTAGAATCCAGTTGTAAAGGAACTCAGACTTATCGCTCCCTGAGTACCTCATGCCTGCTCTGGTGATGTAACAATGACTTCATTTGTTTGGGCAATAAAATTTCTGGCACTAGTAGTAAAGTCTCCACatcaacatttattattattattattattattattattattattattattattttacaagcaACAGTCAAATGCAGTGCACTTTTATAGGAGTGGTGATGGCTTCCTTGAAACCAGATTCATATGATCCTTTAACAAAAAGAAACGTAAGCAAGGAGGTTTTAATCTTGGCTTCAGCTATATATGATTAAGGATCCCTAATTCCTTAAGGAGCAAGTCTTATTCTTAAAATCTGTATTGCAGCCTAATCCAAAagattcttaaactgaagcactgtAGTCCTATGGAGGAAAAGCTACCGGTTTCACCAGAACTTATTTCTAGTGAATATATACGTTTAGAATCATATTCTCAAGTGACTTTAAAATTATAGTGTTTGAGCTTAACCGGGTTTAGACAGATTTGCATTAGGATCTTCGTTTAATATTTGTTTCATTTGATAATGAATGGGTTAGATTGTCAGCCTTCCCTATCCAGAAGCTGAGGtagaaagcacaaataaataaaattaaaacgaAAGAAAGCATGAATTGATCCATGTCCCAAAGGCTCATAGTCTGGAAAAACGTTGTGGATGGCCACAACGCAAGCCTCCCATAAAATTTTACAACAAAGATACTGAATTGATAACTTGGGATCTTAATAAACTACTGCATGATTTTGCAAAGGCATTTAATCACTAGAGTTACATGGGACGCTCTGCCTGTACAAAATGGCACGCACAAATTATATGTGGGACTCATCACAGCCGAGTCCAGTGTTGCTTTTGCCTGAttgtgtctttatgatacatgttGGGAGGACCAAGTgctgggtgggggtggaataatacagtggggtggggggaaggcaaGAAGTTCTGTGCATGTTGATCGGTGAAATGTACAACCAGCACAGAAAGAGCCCCTTTGCGTTTAGGCGTGATTCTCATATTGGGCTGCTTTCGGTTTGAAGACTTGAGCCATCCGCCATTTTGTCCTGCTTTCTCAAAATGCAACTCGGCGATATAAGCACGGCAGTTATGCTACCCTGAGCTTTGGCCtgcagctccccctccccattttcatgGAAGGGGCACTGTCCAGATTTTGCCTTAAACTATTGGTGAGTAAGGCAAGTGGTACCTGTGTGGTGCTTGCAAGCATCTTGGGCGATGCATCAATGCTGACCCATAGAAGCTTTTGAGTCAGAGAAAATGGGGTTCATTGCTCGGGTCTCCCTGAGTCAAAAGTTGATTCACGTCTGCTATATGTCTCCACCACCTTCTTTTTTCGCCCTTTTATACACACAGCAAGAATCAGTTCTGCCCAGGACAAAGTGGAAATAGATAGAATTTAAGATTTTGCACGCCTAATACCTGGAACGGTGACCATAACATTTCAGTTGCTTCCCAAGAAGTCGTTTTAGGGACTTTTAGGGAGTAAGTGGTTTTAGATCCTTTAAAGCATTTAAATTCCCCTTGGAGTGCCATCCCTGAATATGCTGTATCAATTTTGCATTCCCCACTCCGTGGGAAACATTTTGGGAGTTTCAGATGTAGAAATTAGATAGATTGCGGAAGAGAAGCAAACTAGTGTACCCaagtgggtttttattttattttaaa includes the following:
- the AR gene encoding androgen receptor; the protein is MEVHVGLGRVYPRPPAKAFRSAFQNLFQSVREAFQSPGPLREEAGPSHQASASATAGSSSSGSHLQEPSAHQQDPASPTYLPLEEQPQVSKTLQPPDEREESASASSSAPSSLALLGGPSFQSCPGDFKDILGESSLLQAAEGGEPRGGGEEAPSDKTDYLGESAKELCKAVSASMGLAVEALDAPGVGEVAATRGDCMFAGAHARPLNLGGCKIMEAEEGGTGGGAGGEGVLAMDVPGHLSLYKSSPELEEPSGAFPNRDYYNFQLALASHGRIKLESPLEYAPGGAVWGPQCRRAGDVPAALAPHYAGPPGPGWHPFFTEEGQLYEGAPPASFGYARSQGPPSGQEGAELPPSEVWYPGGVVGRMPFAPAAGCIKTELTPWMEGYPGAYGDMRLESARDHVLPIDYYFPPQKTCLICGDEASGCHYGALTCGSCKVFFKRAAEGKQKYLCASRNDCTIDKFRRKNCPSCRLRKCYEAGMTLGARKLKKLGNLKMQEEGEAAGPSSPTEEQAPKMAMTRIESLECQPIFLNVLEAIEPGVVCAGHDNNQPDSFAALLTSLNELGERHLVHVVKWAKALPGFRNLHVDDQMAIIQYSWMGLMIFAMGWRSFTNVNSRMLYFAPDLVFNEYRMHKSRMYSQCVRMRHLSQEFGWLQITPQEFLCMKALLLFSIIPVDGLKNQKFFDELRMNYIKELDRIIACKRKNPTSCSRRFYQLTKLLDSVQPIARELHQFTFDLLVKSHMVSVDYPEMMAEIISVQVPKILSGKVKPIYFHTQ